A window of bacterium contains these coding sequences:
- a CDS encoding site-specific integrase → MPIYVVCSNCKSVQNLKRKQCGNCQKSLPMKERTYKVIVKHNGETVTKQIPFNLELAKKIEAKIKSELIGDTYYDRRSIKYSLDDAAKRYFEEYKLRGKDWKRTWSLYSYLLKKRFGDKKLHQIAPFDIEKLKIEMGKTTTRFGNPYTSKSIRNAMELMSRIFNYAQRMNLYNGKNPVKQVNKPRVNNEVINVLDKKQINGLLQALEEYPDKDIANIVKLALFTGLRRGEIFKLRWEDVDLNNGWLYIKNPKGGKNEVIPLNNTALSCLNEQKQLTEASELVFPGKGNKQRYDIKKPWNRIKVLAELPDDFRFHDLRHTYASMLASSGKVDIYTLQRLLTHKSPQMTQRYAHLIEERLREGAEVMDEVVGHG, encoded by the coding sequence ATGCCTATTTATGTAGTATGTTCAAATTGCAAGAGTGTTCAGAACTTGAAGCGCAAACAATGCGGGAATTGTCAAAAATCTCTTCCAATGAAAGAACGGACTTATAAAGTAATCGTAAAGCATAATGGAGAGACAGTTACGAAACAAATTCCTTTCAATCTGGAACTTGCTAAGAAAATTGAGGCCAAGATAAAGAGCGAACTCATCGGAGATACCTATTATGATAGACGAAGCATAAAATACAGCTTGGATGATGCTGCAAAGCGTTATTTTGAAGAGTATAAGCTCAGAGGAAAAGATTGGAAGAGAACTTGGAGTCTATACAGCTATCTTCTTAAAAAGAGGTTTGGAGATAAGAAATTACATCAGATTGCCCCTTTTGATATTGAAAAACTCAAGATAGAGATGGGCAAGACTACCACAAGGTTTGGCAATCCTTATACATCTAAGAGCATCAGAAATGCTATGGAACTTATGTCCCGTATCTTTAACTATGCTCAAAGAATGAATCTTTATAACGGAAAGAACCCCGTTAAACAGGTAAATAAACCTAGAGTAAATAACGAGGTTATCAATGTGTTGGATAAAAAGCAGATTAACGGACTTCTTCAAGCATTAGAGGAATATCCTGACAAGGATATAGCGAACATTGTAAAGCTGGCTTTGTTCACCGGCCTGAGAAGAGGAGAGATTTTCAAGCTGAGATGGGAAGATGTGGACTTGAACAATGGATGGTTGTATATAAAAAACCCCAAAGGCGGGAAGAATGAGGTAATACCGCTAAACAACACCGCTTTGTCTTGTCTCAATGAACAGAAGCAATTAACAGAAGCAAGCGAATTAGTATTCCCGGGTAAAGGAAACAAACAAAGATATGATATAAAGAAACCCTGGAATAGAATAAAAGTGCTTGCTGAATTGCCTGATGATTTTCGTTTCCATGATCTAAGGCATACCTATGCTTCTATGCTCGCCTCTTCTGGTAAGGTAGATATTTACACTCTCCAGAGGTTACTAACACATAAAAGCCCTCAAATGACTCAAAGATACGCTCATCTGATAGAAGAGAGGCTCAGGGAAGGTGCAGAGGTTATGGATGAGGTGGTTGGGCATGGATAG
- the nifU gene encoding Fe-S cluster assembly scaffold protein NifU encodes MEHFRNPRNVGEIKNPDGIGHVGNPVCGDIMEMYIKVKNNIIVDAKFKTFGCGAAIATSSMVTELVKGKTIDEALKISNRAVAEALGGLPHIKMHCSVLAEEALKSAINDYLKKSTRK; translated from the coding sequence ATGGAGCATTTCAGAAACCCACGAAATGTAGGTGAAATAAAAAATCCGGATGGCATTGGGCACGTAGGGAATCCTGTTTGTGGGGATATTATGGAAATGTATATTAAGGTGAAAAATAATATTATTGTAGATGCTAAATTTAAGACCTTTGGATGTGGTGCAGCTATAGCTACAAGCAGCATGGTTACTGAATTAGTTAAAGGAAAAACTATAGATGAAGCACTTAAGATATCAAATCGAGCAGTAGCAGAGGCATTGGGTGGACTTCCACATATAAAAATGCATTGTTCGGTTTTAGCAGAGGAGGCACTCAAATCAGCAATTAATGACTATCTAAAAAAATCCACAAGAAAGTAA
- the cobC gene encoding alpha-ribazole phosphatase, producing the protein MGKIFIIRHGQTSGNSALKYFGITDVELNEEGIIQAGLASKRLEKENIYRIYSSSLKRAFKTAEIIAKSHRISIELKEDLREINFGNWEGLSFQEIQMSYPHEFSEWQNNIMGFTMPQGESILELKRRVETAFNEILNSARENNVVIVTHGGPIRIILSKILSPNALETAFWKIKQDNAALNIIENTDNTQIISLINDTSHLNQNL; encoded by the coding sequence GTGGGGAAAATATTCATTATTAGACATGGCCAGACTTCTGGCAACAGCGCACTAAAATATTTTGGTATTACTGATGTGGAGTTAAATGAAGAAGGCATAATCCAGGCTGGATTGGCAAGTAAAAGATTAGAAAAGGAAAATATTTACAGAATTTACAGCAGTAGTTTAAAAAGAGCATTTAAAACTGCAGAAATAATAGCAAAGTCTCACAGAATAAGTATTGAATTAAAGGAAGACCTGAGGGAAATCAACTTTGGAAATTGGGAAGGCCTAAGTTTTCAAGAAATCCAGATGAGTTATCCACATGAATTTTCTGAGTGGCAGAATAATATAATGGGTTTCACAATGCCTCAAGGGGAATCAATATTGGAACTAAAAAGAAGAGTTGAGACAGCATTTAATGAAATATTAAACAGTGCAAGAGAGAATAATGTTGTTATTGTAACTCATGGAGGGCCAATAAGGATAATATTGAGTAAAATACTTTCTCCAAATGCGTTAGAGACTGCGTTCTGGAAGATAAAGCAGGATAATGCTGCATTAAATATTATTGAGAATACAGACAACACACAGATAATATCACTAATTAATGACACATCCCACCTAAATCAAAATTTATAA
- a CDS encoding PHP domain-containing protein produces MKNKCADLHIHTTASDGTFSPRRVVREAAKRGIHAIAITDHDTVQGISEAIKAGKDMNVEVIPGVELATDEKGVELHILGLFIDWENKTLQDTLKTLSVQRISRMKKMISKLAQFEMNIKFEEVLELAKGEIIGRLHLARVMKKKGYVVSISEAFNKHIGDRKACYVPRYKLSLEETILLIYRVGGISILAHPMLLHRDDIIIDLLKKGLGGIEVFYNHQSKETAEHYEKMAKEYGLLVTGGSDCHGEAKDQVLMGSVRIPYEYVERLRESKESMSGENIHY; encoded by the coding sequence ATGAAGAACAAATGCGCTGATTTGCACATTCACACTACTGCTTCAGATGGAACTTTTTCGCCGAGAAGGGTAGTGAGGGAAGCAGCCAAAAGAGGCATACACGCAATAGCAATAACAGATCATGATACTGTTCAAGGCATTTCTGAAGCAATCAAGGCTGGCAAGGATATGAATGTTGAAGTTATTCCCGGAGTAGAATTGGCTACAGACGAGAAAGGAGTAGAGTTACATATTCTGGGACTGTTTATAGATTGGGAAAATAAAACTCTACAAGATACACTTAAAACCCTGTCTGTACAAAGAATTAGCCGAATGAAGAAAATGATATCCAAATTAGCTCAATTTGAAATGAATATAAAATTTGAAGAAGTTTTAGAACTGGCAAAAGGAGAGATAATAGGAAGACTTCATCTTGCCCGGGTCATGAAAAAAAAGGGGTATGTAGTATCTATTTCAGAAGCTTTTAATAAGCATATAGGAGACAGAAAAGCATGCTATGTCCCGAGATATAAATTGAGTCTGGAAGAAACTATTTTATTAATATACCGCGTAGGAGGTATCTCTATACTTGCACATCCAATGCTACTTCACAGAGATGACATTATAATAGACCTCCTAAAAAAGGGATTAGGTGGTATAGAGGTGTTTTATAATCATCAATCTAAAGAAACTGCTGAGCATTACGAAAAAATGGCAAAAGAGTATGGGCTATTGGTTACAGGCGGTTCTGACTGTCATGGAGAGGCAAAAGATCAGGTTCTAATGGGGAGTGTAAGAATACCCTATGAATATGTTGAGAGATTAAGGGAGAGCAAGGAGTCAATGAGTGGGGAAAATATTCATTATTAG
- a CDS encoding aldose 1-epimerase family protein: MAVLYGKRIDKKTLLKKVGSISQVAGIKRYTLLEGRGKGVEAADIRTGSGFSFTVLPSRGMDISFAQYNGKSLCWRSQTGDVAPSYYEPEEFEWLRSFYGGLLLTCGLTQAGMPCIDNGEKLGLHGRISNIPATDVSIKSEWKDDNYIMKIKGEIIQTKVFGENICLTREITAKLGESRLFVYDVVENLGFEDVPHMILYHINGGYPAVDEGSSLIAQVNSVSPRDDEAKIEQEKYNKFSGPIHGFKERVYYLNMAEDKDGFVTAALVNKTCDNGEGFGFYIRYLKKELPRFIEWKMNGEGTYVVGIEPANCMVGGRAKEREAKTLQFMRPGEKREYHLEIGVLSGKESIEKYEEQMR; encoded by the coding sequence ATGGCTGTCTTATACGGTAAAAGGATAGATAAGAAAACGTTACTAAAAAAAGTTGGAAGTATTTCGCAAGTTGCTGGCATAAAAAGATATACGCTTTTAGAAGGAAGAGGAAAGGGTGTTGAAGCTGCTGATATTAGGACAGGTTCGGGTTTTTCTTTTACAGTTCTTCCATCCAGGGGTATGGATATTTCTTTTGCACAGTATAATGGTAAGTCCTTATGCTGGAGATCGCAGACAGGTGATGTAGCACCAAGTTATTACGAGCCAGAAGAATTTGAATGGTTAAGAAGCTTTTATGGAGGATTGCTCCTCACATGCGGACTGACTCAGGCAGGTATGCCATGCATAGATAATGGAGAAAAGCTAGGACTGCATGGAAGAATATCAAACATACCAGCTACTGATGTTTCCATTAAGTCCGAATGGAAAGATGATAATTATATCATGAAGATAAAAGGGGAAATTATCCAGACCAAGGTTTTTGGCGAAAATATCTGTTTAACCAGAGAAATTACGGCAAAACTGGGTGAAAGCAGGCTGTTTGTTTACGATGTGGTAGAGAATTTAGGATTTGAGGATGTCCCTCATATGATACTGTACCACATTAACGGAGGCTACCCAGCAGTTGATGAAGGCTCAAGTTTAATTGCTCAAGTAAATAGTGTCTCTCCGAGGGACGATGAAGCAAAGATAGAACAGGAAAAATATAATAAGTTCAGCGGACCAATACATGGGTTCAAGGAACGAGTATATTATCTTAATATGGCTGAGGATAAAGATGGATTTGTAACAGCAGCGCTTGTAAATAAAACATGCGATAATGGAGAGGGATTCGGTTTCTATATTAGATATCTCAAGAAAGAGCTTCCGCGATTTATTGAGTGGAAAATGAATGGCGAAGGAACATATGTGGTAGGCATAGAGCCTGCAAATTGCATGGTGGGAGGCAGAGCAAAAGAGAGAGAAGCTAAAACACTCCAGTTTATGAGACCCGGAGAGAAAAGAGAATATCATTTGGAAATAGGTGTCCTCTCAGGTAAGGAAAGCATAGAGAAATATGAAGAACAAATGCGCTGA